One window of Victivallis lenta genomic DNA carries:
- a CDS encoding LacI family DNA-binding transcriptional regulator, with the protein MARHKKEINIKLVAEEAGVSLATVSRVINNRTDVSEAMRRKVSAVVEKFNFAPTKGSERRINIGVIVVMDTSLVNEYISQVLDGVADYSDGGLLDVTVIFYRITPDAKPLLQLIRERRCDAVVLFPPERVTDQLPQLIESEIPVMLVNGSTNAPKMGFLNNESYTGAVKAMEYLAECGHTKIGFLCNALENSENHQQRLQGYLDVMAKISPDRKSGWIIPHQPTPETTEAGYNQCTQLLLTCPEITAVFCTNDEMAVGAVKACWDANLRVPEDISIIGFDDIPYGRYLHPALTTVRQPLTEFGYRAVKYLDELLKNQRAGLPCETLDTKLIVRDSVMNITGEKKQ; encoded by the coding sequence ATGGCCAGACATAAGAAAGAGATCAACATCAAACTCGTGGCGGAAGAGGCGGGCGTTTCGCTCGCCACCGTGTCGCGGGTCATCAACAACCGGACCGATGTGAGCGAAGCGATGCGCCGCAAAGTCTCGGCGGTAGTCGAGAAGTTCAACTTTGCGCCGACCAAGGGGAGCGAGCGGCGGATCAACATCGGCGTCATCGTCGTCATGGACACCTCGCTCGTGAACGAGTATATCTCGCAGGTGCTCGACGGCGTGGCCGATTACAGCGACGGCGGGTTGCTCGACGTCACGGTGATTTTCTACCGGATCACCCCCGATGCGAAGCCTCTGCTGCAGCTGATCCGCGAACGTCGCTGCGACGCGGTCGTGCTGTTCCCGCCGGAACGGGTCACCGACCAGCTGCCGCAGCTCATCGAATCGGAGATTCCGGTCATGCTGGTCAACGGCAGCACGAACGCCCCGAAAATGGGCTTCCTGAACAACGAATCCTACACCGGCGCCGTCAAGGCGATGGAGTATCTCGCCGAATGCGGACACACGAAGATCGGCTTTCTCTGCAACGCGCTCGAGAACAGCGAGAACCACCAGCAGCGGCTGCAGGGCTACCTGGACGTCATGGCGAAGATCAGCCCGGACCGCAAATCCGGCTGGATCATCCCGCACCAGCCGACGCCCGAGACCACCGAGGCCGGTTACAACCAGTGCACGCAGCTCCTGCTGACCTGTCCGGAAATCACCGCGGTCTTCTGCACGAACGACGAAATGGCGGTCGGCGCGGTCAAGGCCTGCTGGGATGCGAATCTGCGCGTGCCGGAGGACATCTCGATCATCGGCTTCGACGATATTCCGTACGGCCGCTACCTGCACCCGGCGCTGACCACGGTCCGGCAGCCGCTGACCGAGTTCGGCTACCGCGCGGTCAAGTACCTCGATGAACTGCTGAAGAACCAGCGTGCCGGTCTGCCCTGCGAAACGCTGGATACAAAACTGATCGTTCGCGATTCCGTCATGAATATAACCGGGGAGAAAAAACAATGA